GACCAGGAGTTGTTCGCCGACTTCCTGGCGCGGCGGGACGAGCTGGGCGAGTGGGCCGAGGCGCTGCCGTACTCGCGCGGCTCCGTCCGGGTGACCCTGCCGGAGCTGCGCGAGTTCTTCGACGAGTACATGGCGCTGCTCAAGCGCTACCAGCGACCGGTGGAGGAGACGCCCGCGGGCGCCCGGCAGGTCGCCGTCCGGTTCTTCGCCTTCCCGGTACCCGAACAGGGGTGAGACCGTGTTCCCCGCAAGCACACCGCCGATCCGGCGTGCCCTCGTCCTGCTGTCGTCCCTCCTGGTCCTGTCCGCGCAGCCGGCGCACGCCGCGCCGACGGGGTTGACCGAGCAGGAGATCACCTTCTCCAGCGGTGACCTGGTCCTGCGCGGCACGGTCCTCGCACCGGCCACCCCCGGCCCACCCCGACCCGCCGTGGTGATGGTGCACGGTTCCGGTCGCGTCACGCGGGACGGCTACCGGGCGGAGGCCGAGGCGTTCGCGCGCGCCGGCATCGTGACGCTGGTCTACGACAAGCGCCCCAGGGCGTCCAGGTCCGACGTCGACTTCTCGCTGCTGGCCGACGACGCGCTGGCCGGGGTGCGGGCACTGCGGTCCCGTCCGGACGTCGATCCCGCCCGGACCGGCCTGTGGGGTGTCAGCGAGGGCGGCTGGGTGGCGCCGCTGGCCGCGTCGCGGTCGGCCGACGTGGCGTTCGTCGTCGCGGTCGGGGCGCCCGGCACGTCGCCCGAGCGCCAGCAGTCGTGGAACCTGGTCAACCGGCTGACCGCCGCCGGGGTGTCCGGGTCCCTGGTGGGCACCGTCTCGCGCACCACCCTGGGCCTGCTCGTCGGCGCGGGCCTGTTCCCCGAGGCCGGCTACGACCCGGCGCCGGTGCTGGCCCGGGTCGCCCAGCCGGTGCTGGGGC
This portion of the Saccharothrix syringae genome encodes:
- a CDS encoding alpha/beta hydrolase family protein, with the protein product MFPASTPPIRRALVLLSSLLVLSAQPAHAAPTGLTEQEITFSSGDLVLRGTVLAPATPGPPRPAVVMVHGSGRVTRDGYRAEAEAFARAGIVTLVYDKRPRASRSDVDFSLLADDALAGVRALRSRPDVDPARTGLWGVSEGGWVAPLAASRSADVAFVVAVGAPGTSPERQQSWNLVNRLTAAGVSGSLVGTVSRTTLGLLVGAGLFPEAGYDPAPVLARVAQPVLGLWGALDRVIPGAESMRVFQEALDRGGNTRYALRAVPGADHTMRLSPDGFQRGDEVSPEYLELVASWVNGRAVEPPTGPLPHQERASAPVEAGSPGVQLAVVALLLAAFLGYASSAAVRRWRGPVRPARWAATTGLLSVLGLVAYLVHLASGGARDLGPVVLGRPIPWLVLHLLALATTAATAATAVTSWRARSALSRAHRVRLALLVTGGAVFVPWAVHWGLLVP